GCAAGATTTCAAACCCCCTAGGCAGCACATAGAGCAAACGTATTCGGGAAATTCCAAAAGTCTAAAAAAAGAATTTTACGACAAGCTGGATTTCAATGGAAAGAGCTTGGAGGAATTATCTATGGAGACAGGTTTGGACAAGGGGGAATTACTATTATTGAAAAAAAATTATCAAAAATAAAACTTTCTGCGAATTTCATAATAGGGTTCGGTACCGGATTATTAGTGGCAGTTTTGTTGCTGGGTTTTTCAAGAGTCGGGCTTACCAATTATGAATTGGAAAAAAAAGCCAGAGATTTAGGGATGATGTATCATTCAGAGATTAAGGCACAAGACTTTTATGAGGAGGCTACCAAGTGATTAGAGGATTGTATACAGCAGCATCGGGTATGATAGTGCAACAAAAGCGCCAAGAGAACGTTTCCAATAATATAGCAAATATCGAGACGCCTTCTTTCAAAAAACAGACTCTGATGGTCATGGCCAGAGAGGATTCGCAAATTCTCAAAAGTTCAGGAAATTCCAAGACTTCCCTTGGAACGCTTCAGTTCGGATTGGAAATTAATGATGCGCTGACTGATTTTTCGCAGGGACTGCTCAAGGAAACCGGTAGGCCTGAGGATTTGGCTATTGAAGGTCGTGGGTTTTTTAAGACAGAGCTTATCTCCGGACAAGCCGCCTACACTCGAAATGGTTCCATTGAAAGGGATGGCATGGGTTATCTTGTCAATTCAAGCGGATTTCGTTTATTTGGAAAAAGTTCCGAAAGCGGAGGATTTGAACCGATACAGCTTGATAAGGCAAATTTCGCGGTTGATAGTGCAGGAAATATTACCGATTCCGAGGGGAAAAAGCTTTACACACTTGATCTAGTTGATTTTGAGGATCTTAGTGCTCTCGTAGAAGTGACAGATGGTGTTTACATTCTTCCGGTTGATAAAAATAACCTTGAAATACCGGCAAAAAATACGCGATTAGTATCAGGGGTTCAAGAAGCTTCTAATGTAAACGCCCTTGAGGAGATGGTTAAGCTTATTGAAATAGCCCGCAGTTTTGAATCGAATCAAAGAGTGATTCAATCGCTGGATGAAATCCTGGGTATGGCGGTCAGCGACATCGGCAGAGTATAAGGGGGGTTGAAGCATGTATAGATCATTGTATACAAGTAGAACCGGTATGAAT
This sequence is a window from Peptostreptococcaceae bacterium. Protein-coding genes within it:
- a CDS encoding flagellar hook-basal body complex protein, whose product is MIRGLYTAASGMIVQQKRQENVSNNIANIETPSFKKQTLMVMAREDSQILKSSGNSKTSLGTLQFGLEINDALTDFSQGLLKETGRPEDLAIEGRGFFKTELISGQAAYTRNGSIERDGMGYLVNSSGFRLFGKSSESGGFEPIQLDKANFAVDSAGNITDSEGKKLYTLDLVDFEDLSALVEVTDGVYILPVDKNNLEIPAKNTRLVSGVQEASNVNALEEMVKLIEIARSFESNQRVIQSLDEILGMAVSDIGRV